The following are from one region of the Vitis riparia cultivar Riparia Gloire de Montpellier isolate 1030 chromosome 14, EGFV_Vit.rip_1.0, whole genome shotgun sequence genome:
- the LOC117931212 gene encoding uncharacterized protein LOC117931212 isoform X1, giving the protein MTRIIIAVATKVSEYLVAPIRQLSYLFCYRGHMDDLNKKVQELGLAKDDLQITVDEAIRRGDEIRPIVKDWLTRADGITGQAEELMNDENKSCLNGWCPNLKSRYLLSRVADKKAQVIVKVQEDRNFPDGVSYRVPPRNVTFEDYEAFKARASTVSKVMEALRDDEINKIGVWGMGGVGKTTLVKQVFQLAEDEKLFTTRVYIDVSWTRYSEKLQEGIAEIQQRIADMLGLEFKGKDESTRAVELKQRLQKEKILIILDGIWKEVSLEEVGIPSKDDQKGCKIVLASRNEDLLRKDMGAKECFPVQHLTTEEAWHLFKKTAGDSVKGDELRPIAIEVVNECEGLPIAIVTIANALRGESVAVWENALEELRSSAPTNIGGVDHKVYGCLKLSYNHLKGDEVKSLFLLCGCLSNGDISMHQLLQYAMGLDLFDRLKSLEKARNKLVTLVRTLKALSLLLDVEDGKSQESSGLFNEFVSMHDVVRDFARTIARKDPHRFVVEEALGFEEYWERKDEFTYCTRILIGRDIHRLPGALACPKLEFLLLDGNNSSLKIPDSFFVVTKELKVLSLSEMCLAPLPSSLHFLPNLRTLCLDQCQLGDLAIIGELKQLQVLSFVGSNIKQLPKEMMQLSDLRWLDLRNCSYLKAIPQNVISSLSRLECMCMENSFTQWEVEGVNNGESNACLSELKRLSWLWALDIKIPNLNLLPPDMLFDNLTRYRILVGDHWMWHHTYKASRTLKLSEVKSLHLVKWFSKLLKRTEDLELRGLGDTKHVSNELDSEGFLELKHLQIHDSPGIQYIINSMDQWVSSRSAFPILEGLHLRDLINLDAVCHGPIPVGCFGNLRILHVGRCKNLQYLLVLPTGERRELVFPQLISLSLEDLPKLSNFYSTGTTATQESLTSNEGPQGIYSESMLYAHTLFFDQKIAFPRLEDLDLSNLDNVEKIWHNPEFIADSFGNLKRLSVRSCQKLQNVIPSNVLKRLPSLQILKIVDCNSLEEVFDLESIGSEENHDIPTLQLRELCLDNLETLKCVWNEAPQGLLTYQNLKSVRVSHCPSLKIPFPGYVVRSLLQVKEVDMNSSRVKEIVAHEDMAKVVSMFLFPEVTSLTNSCLKELKCFYLGLHNLEWPMLERLEVESYESLEMLASELDKPVEQPIFLCDKVAFPELVYLNLSLKLKEIQDLQPLFGAFSNLRNLIIENCPFLSNVLSSNFVQSLSNLKELTVKNCDLLEEVFGLNGLDDADNEHVEILSKLEELSLIDLPMLRYICNNSPRQFSCFKNLKLVRVKQCDSLMYLFSASMALGVVKLKHLHIENCSMIEEIVIAENGAIDKITFPQITQISLLSLPNLTSFYRRTQNLGVLFNEEVAFPKLEFLYVTGLDNVKKIWHNQLFANSFSELKEMKVENCNELQNILASKNWLPSLESLTIHSCDELKVVFDLEVINVPEDVTDSQPSPLGLDDSQNMEHMCNKVLGKKLCLQNLKFLKVHNCGSLKMLFSLYTEPEGAEEIIDKIEFPELTSLSLESLPSLASFYPGSHTLRRLGLGDHDILTPVLFSEKVSFPNLEILKLSGLFKLMGIWDRRLPLGSFCNLHILEVEKCPFLLHVVPKYLIASLQNLEKLNVEKCDQLQEVFDLEGLDNADYEHADDEHARMHSKLEELKLIDLPKLRYIWNKDLQQSLCFQNLKLLHVKQCGSLTHLFSSGMALDLERLKDLCVEHCSMIKEIIMVEDRVADKIIFPQTTQLSLLSLPNLTSFYRGTRTHEKVHMKDCDILACVLFHEKVSFPNLEILKLSELSKLTEIWDHGLPLSSFCNLHILEVKKCPFLFNVVPNNLIASLQNLKKLNVEKCDQLKEVFDLEGLDHANARLHSKLEELKLIDLPQLGQICNKDLQQISFFQNLRVLQLKQCDSMMYLFSASMAFGLVQLNNLWVEQCSQIKEIIKVEDGVADKIIFPQTTQLSLLSLPKLTSFYQRTQTPGMLFNEEVAFPSLGDLDISNLDSVEKIWHNEFVADSFGKLKRLSVRSCQKLQNVIPSNMLKRLPSLQILKIVDSNSLEEIFDLESIDSKESHDIPTLQLRELCLDNLEKLKRVWNKAPQGLLTYPNLKSIQVSHCPSLIIPYEGYVVRSLMQVKEIDMNSCGVKEIVSHEDMAKVVSMFFFPEVTSLTNSCLKQLECFYLGLHNLEWPMLKTLEVESHESLEKLASKLDKPVEQPIFLCDKVAFPNLEVLNLSLKLEKMKDLHVLFGALSNLKILIVENCPFLSSLFSPQFIERLNNLKKLTVKKCDLLEEVFDLKGLAHGDDKHVEMLSKLEDVSLIDLPQLRDICNDSPPQVLCFQNLKSLQVKQCNSVTYLFSPSMVLGLVQLQDLHIEHCPALKKIFTVEGRDTDNWPPQVSRFQNLKSLQVKQCESLLYLFPYSVALGLGRLQDLRIEDCPVMTEIVTAEDRNFYNQPPLVSCFQNLKSVQVKQCDSLMYLFSSSFALALAQLQDLRIEHCCTMKEIVTAEGVRDKIIFPQTKRISLLKLPKLATFYLSQNLEKIHMGDSNTAPGVLFNEEVAFPNLEFLHVSGLDNVKKIWHNQLLGYSFSKLKEMKVENCNKLQNLLTSNVLNWLRSLEFLKIDSCGKVKEVFDQEVINVQEDVTDTQLSQLVLDDLQQRLHMCNKVLGKYLCLQNLKVLEVHNCGSMKNIFSPDMALGLVRLEGINEIIGQEDGAEEVIDKIEFPELTSLSLKSLPSLASFYPGSHTLRRVGLGDHGILITVLFYEKVAFPSLKSLNISGLRRMQKIWHNKLIENSFSKLAKMEVECCDELQNCLPLFVLKSSSLQILRIANCGKLKEVFDLKGADVLDNETATQLIKLELHNLPLLQYIWNKDPYGTLTFQNLDFVEVFDCHGLKSHFPAGSIVRDLSQLEKQLIRTRWEKDLEGKNEGKDFVFPEVTYNELELPALRKIKGKEVLKVHDYVSEISEDMPGSSG; this is encoded by the exons ATGACACGGATCATTATTGCCGTTGCTACAAAAGTTTCAGAGTACTTGGTTGCTCCAATTCGCCAGCTTAGTTATCTGTTTTGCTACCGCGGCCACATGGATGATCTCAACAAGAAGGTTCAGGAGTTGGGGCTTGCAAAGGATGACCTTCAGATTACTGTTGATGAAGCTATTAGAAGAGGGGATGAAATCAGACCTATTGTTAAAGACTGGCTGACTCGGGCAGATGGGATTACAGGGCAGGCAGAGGAATTAATGAACGATGAAAATAAGAGCTGTCTCAATGGCTGGTGTCCTAATCTCAAGTCACGGTACCTGCTAAGCAGGGTAGCAGACAAGAAGGCGCAGGTTATTGTTAAAGTCCAAGAAGACCGCAATTTCCCCGATGGCGTATCATATCGTGTCCCTCCACGGAATGTAACCTTTGAAGATTATgaagcttttaaggcaagagcCTCGACTGTGAGCAAAGTTATGGAAGCATTAAGAGATGATGAGATCAACAAGATTGGGGTGTGGGGCATGGGCGGTGTGGGCAAAACCACGCTGGTCAAACAAGTGTTCCAACTAGCTGAAGATGAGAAGCTGTTCACCACACGAGTCTACATAGATGTATCCTGGACTCGATATTCGGAAAAACTTCAAGAAGGAATTGCTGAAATTCAACAAAGAATTGCAGACATGTTAGGCTTGGAATTTAAGGGGAAGGATGAATCCACAAGAGCAGTTGAACTGAAGCAGAGACTGCAGAAAGAAAAGATCCTTATCATCTTAGATGGCATTTGGAAGGAAGTTAGTTTGGAGGAAGTTGGAATTCCTTCTAAAGATGACCAGAAAGGATGCAAAATAGTGTTAGCTTCTAGAAATGAAGACCTATTACGCAAAGACATGGGCGCAAAAGAATGTTTTCCAGTTCAACATCTAACAACAGAAGAAGCTTGGCATTTATTTAAGAAGACAGCAGGTGATTCCGTGAAGGGGGATGAACTGCGACCCATAGCAATTGAGGTAGTTAACGAATGTGAGGGTCTACCAATTGCAATTGTAACAATTGCAAATGCATTAAGAGGTGAAAGCGTGGCTGTATGGGAGAATGCCTTGGAAGAACTGAGGAGTTCTGCGCCAACAAACATCGGCGGAGTGGATCACAAGGTCTACGGATGTCTGAAGTTGAGCTACAACCATTTGAAAGGTGATGAAGTCAAGTCATTGTTCTTACTTTGTGGTTGTTTGAGCAATGGCGATATTTCAATGCATCAATTGTTACAGTATGCTATGGGTTTGGATTTGTTTGACCGCCTCAAGTCATTGGAGAAAGCAAGAAATAAACTAGTTACATTGGTGAGAACCCTCAAAGCCTTAAGCTTGTTGCTTGACGTTGAAGATGGAAAGAGTCAGGAGTCGTCAGGGTTGTTTAACGAGTTTGTCAGCATGCATGATGTTGTTCGTGATTTTGCCAGAACAATTGCAAGGAAAGATCCTCATCGATTTGTGGTGGAAGAAGCTCTTGGATTCGAAGAATATTGGGAAAGGAAGGATGAGTTCACATATTGCACTCGTATATTGATAGGCAGAGATATCCACAGGCTTCCAGGAGCATTGGCATGTCCCAAACTTGAATTCCTTTTATTGGATGGTAATAATTCGTCCTTGAAAATTCCAGACTCCTTTTTTGTAGTGACCAAAGAACTCAAAGTCTTGAGCTTGTCTGAAATGTGTCTTGCACCATTGCCTTCATCACttcatttccttccaaatcTTCGAACATTGTGTTTAGACCAATGCCAGCTTGGAGATCTCGCAATAATTGGAGAACTCAAGCAATTGCAGGTTCTTAGTTTTGTGGGTTCCAATATTAAACAGTTGCCGAAAGAAATGATGCAATTGAGTGATCTAAGGTGGTTAGATCTGCGGAATTGCTCTTACCTCAAAGCAATTCCACAGAATGTCATATCAAGTCTATCTCGATTGGAGTGTATGTGTATGGAAAATAGCTTTACTCAATGGGAGGTTGAAGGAGTTAACAATGGAGAAAGCAATGCTTGCCTTTCTGAGCTCAAACGCTTGTCTTGGTTGTGGGCTTTAGACATAAAAATACCTAATCTGAATTTGCTTCCACCAGATATGCTCTTTGACAACTTGACCAGATATAGAATATTAGTAGGTGATCACTGGATGTGGCATCATACTTATAAAGCCTCAAGAACGTTGAAGCTCAGTGAGGTTAAAAGCCTTCATCTGGTGAAATGGTTTTCCAAACTGCTAAAGAGAACTGAAGATCTAGAATTGAGGGGATTGGGTGATACTAAACATGTGTCTAACGAGTTAGACTCGGAGGGCTTTCTTGAGCTGAAGCATCTCCAGATCCATGATAGTCCCGGGATTCAATACATCATTAATTCAATGGATCAGTGGGTCTCATCGCGTAGTGCCTTTCCTATCTTGGAGGGGCTGCATCTTCGGGACCTCATTAACTTGGATGCTGTATGCCATGGCCCAATTCCAGTGGGGTGTTTTGGTAACTTAAGAATTCTACACGTGGGCAGATGTAAGAATTTGCAGTATCTATTAGTTCTTCCCACAGGAGAAAGAAGGGAACTAGTGTTTCCTCAACTGATATCCTTGAGCCTGGAAGATCTACCAAAGCTCAGTAACTTCTACTCCACAGGAACCACTGCTACCCAGGAGTCATTGACAAGCAATGAAGGACCACAAGGAATCTATTCAGAGAGTATGCTTTATGCTCACACGTTATTTTTCGATCAGAAG ATTGCATTTCCTAGATTGGAGGACTTGGATCTCTCCAACCTGGATAATGTGGAAAAGATATGGCACAATCCTGAGTTTATTGCAGATTCCTTTGGAAATCTAAAAAGATTGTCTGTACGGTCTTGTCAAAAACTGCAGAACGTTATTCCTTCCAATGTGCTGAAGAGGCTACCGAGTCTACAAATTCTGAAGATAGTGGACTGTAATTCACTGGAAGAGGTTTTTGATCTGGAATCCATAGGTAGTGAGGAAAATCATGATATTCCTACCCTTCAGTTGCGAGAATTGTGTTTAGATAATCTTGAGACGCTGAAGTGTGTATGGAATGAGGCTCCTCAAGGACTTCTCACCTATCAAAACTTAAAGTCTGTACGAGTTTCTCATTGTCCAAGTCTTAAAATTCCTTTTCCAGGTTATGTGGTGAGAAGCCTTCTGCAAGTTAAAGAAGTAGATATGAATTCTAGTAGGGTGAAGGAAATTGTTGCACACGAAGATATGGCAAAAGTAGTGTCCATGTTCTTATTCCCTGAAGTGACCTCTTTGACAAATTCCTGTCTAAAAGAACTAAAATGTTTCTATCTGGGACTGCATAATTTGGAGTGGCCAATGTTGGAGAGACTGGAGGTGGAAAGTTATGAAAGTCTGGAGATGTTGGCTTCCGAACTTGATAAACCAGTTGAACAACCCATCTTCCTTTGTGATAAG GTTGCGTTCCCTGAATTGGTGTACTTGAATCTCTCTCTCAAGTTGAAGGAAATACAGGATCTTCAACCTTTATTTGGGGCCTTCTCTAATCTAAGGAACCTAATAATTGAGAACTGCCCATTTCTTTCCAATGTTTTGTCATCCAATTTTGTGCAAAGCTTAAGCAATTTAAAAGAGCTTACTGTGAAAAATTGTGACCTACTTGAAGAAGTATTTGGTCTTAATGGACTTGATGATGCTGACAATGAACATGTTGAGATACTCTCAAAGCTAGAAGAACTGAGCTTAATCGATCTACCTATGTTGAGATATATATGCAACAACAGCCCTCGACAATTTTCGTGCTTCAAGAACTTGAAATTGGTGCGGGTGAAGCAGTGTGACAGCTTGATGTATCTTTTTTCAGCTTCCATGGCATTGGGTGTTGTCAAACTCAAACACTTGCACATAGAAAATTGCTCTATGATAGAAGAAATTGTCATTGCAGAAAACGGAGCTATAGACAAGATCACTTTTCCTCAGATAACCCAAATTTCACTTCTATCTTTGCCCAACCTCACAAGTTTCTATCGAAGAACACAGAATCTTGGGGTGCTCTTCAATGAAGAG GTTGCATTCCCTAAATTGGAGTTCTTGTATGTCACCGGCCTGgataatgtgaaaaaaatatggcACAACCAACTCTTTGCAAATTCCTTCAGCGAACTGAAGGAAATGAAGGTAGAAAATTGTAATGAACTGCAGAATATTTTGGCATCCAAGAATTGGTTGCCAAGTCTAGAGTCTCTTACAATACACAGCTGTGATGAATTAAAAGTGGTTTTTGATTTGGAAGTGATAAATGTTCCGGAAGATGTAACAGACAGTCAGCCGAGTCCATTGGGTTTAGATGATTCACAGAACATGGAGCATATGTGCAACAAGGTCCTTGGAAAAAAATTGTGCTTACAAAACCTGAAATTTCTCAAGGTGCATAACTGTGGCAGCTTGAAAATGCTTTTCTCGCTTTACACAGAACCTGAAGGAGCTGAAGAGATTATTGATAAGATCGAGTTTCCTGAATTAACGTCTCTTTCACTTGAATCTTTGCCCAGCCTAGCAAGTTTCTATCCAGGAAGCCATACTCTCAGAAGGCTTGGTCTGGGAGACCATGATATCCTTACTCCAGTGCTCTTCAGTGAAAAG GTATCATTTCCTAATTTGGAGATCTTGAAACTCTCTGGACTTTTCAAGTTGATGGGGATATGGGATCGCCGACTTCCGCTCGGCTCCTTTTGCAATCTACACATCCTGGAAGTGGAGAAGTGTCCATTCCTATTGCATGTTGTTCCAAAGTATTTGATTGCAAGTTTACAGAATTTAGAAAAACTAAATGTGGAAAAATGTGATCAACTACAAGAAGTGTTTGATCTTGAAGGACTTGACAATGCTGATTATGAGCATGCTGATGATGAACATGCTAGGATGCACTCAAAGTTGGAAGAACTGAAGTTAATTGATCTTCCTAAGTTGAGGTATATATGGAATAAGGACCTTCAGCAAAGTTTGTGCTTCCAGAACTTGAAATTGCTGCATGTTAAGCAGTGTGGAAGTTTGACGCATCTTTTCTCTTCTGGGATGGCTTTGGATCTTGAGCGACTGAAAGACTTATGCGTGGAGCATTGTTCTATGATAAAAGAAATCATCATGGTGGAAGACAGGGTTGCAGACAAGATTATATTTCCTCAAACAACACAGCTTTCACTTCTATCTTTGCCCAACCTAACAAGTTTTTATAGGGGAACTCGTACACATGAAAAGGTTCACATGAAAGACTGCGATATCCTTGCTTGTGTGCTATTTCATGAAAAG GTATCATTTCCTAACTTGGAAATCTTGAAACTCTCTGAGCTTTCCAAGTTGACGGAGATATGGGATCACGGACTTCCACTCAGCTCCTTTTGCAATCTACACATCCTGGAAGTGAAGAAGTGTCCGTTCCTATTTAATGTTGTTCCAAACAATTTGATTGCAAGTTTAcagaatttaaaaaaactaaatgtgGAAAAATGTGATCAACTAAAGGAAGTGTTTGATCTTGAAGGACTTGATCATGCTAATGCTAGGCTGCACTCAAAGTTAGAAGAACTGAAGTTAATTGATCTTCCTCAGTTGGGGCAGATATGCAATAAGGACCTTCAGCAAATTTCGTTCTTCCAAAACTTGAGAGTCCTACAGCTGAAGCAGTGCGACAGCATGATGTATCTTTTTTCAGCTTCCATGGCGTTTGGTCTTGTGCAACTTAACAACTTATGGGTGGAGCAATGTTCTCAGATAAAAGAAATCATCAAGGTGGAAGATGGGGTTGCAGACAAGATTATATTTCCTCAAACAACCCAGCTATCACTTCTATCTTTGCCCAAGCTAACAAGTTTCTATCAAAGAACTCAGACTCCTGGAATGCTTTTCAATGAAGAG GTTGCATTTCCTAGCTTGGGGGACTTAGATATCTCCAACCTGGATAGTGTGGAAAAGATATGGCACAACGAGTTTGTTGCAGATTCCTTTGGAAAACTAAAAAGACTATCAGTGCGGTCTTGTCAAAAACTGCAGAATGTTATTCCTTCCAATATGCTGAAGAGGCTACCGAGTCTACAAATTCTGAAGATAGTGGACTCTAATTCACTGGAAGAGATTTTTGATCTGGAATCCATAGATAGTAAGGAAAGTCATGATATTCCTACGCTTCAGTTGCGAGAATTGTGTTTAGATAATTTAGAGAAGCTGAAGCGTGTATGGAATAAGGCTCCTCAAGGACTTCTTACCTATCCTAACTTAAAGTCTATACAAGTTTCTCACTGTCCAAGTCTTATAATTCCTTATGAAGGTTATGTAGTGAGAAGCCTTATGCAGGTTAAAGAAATAGATATGAATTCTTGTGGAGTGAAGGAAATTGTTTCACACGAAGATATGGCAAAAGTAGTGTCCATGTTCTTTTTCCCTGAAGTGACCTCTCTGACAAATTCCTGTCTAAAACAACTTGAATGTTTCTATCTGGGACTGCATAATTTGGAGTGGCCAATGTTGAAGACACTGGAGGTGGAAAGTCATGAAAGTTTGGAGAAATTGGCTTCCAAACTTGATAAGCCAGTTGAGCAACCCATCTTCCTTTGTGATAAG GTTGCGTTCCCTAACTTGGAGGTCTTGAATCTCTCTCTCAAGTTGGAGAAGATGAAGGATCTTCATGTTTTATTCGGGGCCCTCTCTAATCTAAAGATCCTGATAGTTGAAAACTGCCCATTCCTATCGAGTCTTTTTTCACCCCAATTTATAGAGCgcttaaacaatttaaaaaagcTAACTGTGAAAAAATGTGACCTCCTAGAAGAAGTATTTGATCTTAAGGGACTTGCTCATGGTGATGATAAACATGTTGAGATGCTCTCCAAGCTAGAAGACGTGAGCTTAATTGATCTACCTCAGTTGAGAGATATATGCAACGACAGCCCTCCACAAGTTTTGTGCTTCCAAAACTTGAAATCGCTACAAGTGAAGCAGTGCAACAGCGTGACGTATCTTTTTTCACCTTCCATGGTGTTGGGTCTTGTGCAACTCCAAGACTTACACATAGAACATTGTCCCGCGTTGAAAAAAATTTTTACCGTGGAAGGCAGGGATACCGATAACTGGCCCCCACAAGTTTCCCGCTTCCAGAACTTGAAATCCCTACAGGTGAAGCAGTGTGAGAGTTTGTTGTATCTTTTTCCATATTCTGTGGCCTTGGGTCTTGGGCGACTTCAAGACTTACGCATAGAAGATTGTCCCGTGATGACAGAAATTGTTACTGCAGAAGACAGGAATTTTTATAACCAGCCGCCACTGGTTTCATGCTTCCAGAACTTGAAATCCGTTCAGGTGAAGCAGTGTGACAGCTTGATGTATCTGTTTTCATCTTCCTTTGCATTGGCTCTTGCGCAACTCCAGGACTTACGCATAGAACACTGTTGTACGATGAAAGAAATTGTCACTGCAGAGGGAGTTAGAGACAAGATCATTTTTCCTCAGACAAAGCGCATTTCACTTCTAAAGTTGCCCAAACTAGCAACTTTCTATCTAAGTCAGAATCTTGAAAAGATTCATATGGGAGACTCTAATACAGCTCCTGGGGTGCTCTTCAATGAAGAG GTTGCATTCCCTAACTTGGAATTCTTGCATGTCTCTGGCCTGgataatgtgaaaaaaatatggcACAACCAACTGCTTGGATATTCCTTTAGCAAACTAAAGGAAATGAAGGTAGAAAATTGTAATAAACTGCAGAATCTTTTGACATCCAATGTGTTGAATTGGTTACGAAGCCTAGAGTTTCTTAAAATAGACAGCTGTGGTAAAGTAAAAGAGGTTTTTGATCAGGAAGTGATAAATGTTCAGGAAGATGTAACAGACACTCAGTTGAGTCAATTGGTTTTAGATGATTTACAGCAACGGTTGCATATGTGCAACAAGGTCCTTGGAAAATATTTGTGCTTACAGAACCTGAAAGTTCTCGAGGTGCATAACTGTGGCAGCATGAAAAACATTTTCTCGCCTGACATGGCATTGGGTCTTGTGCGACTTGAAGGAATAAACGAAATCATCGGGCAGGAAGATGGAGCTGAAGAGGTTATTGATAAGATTGAGTTTCCTGAATTAACCTCTCTTTCACTCAAATCCTTACCCAGCCTGGCAAGTTTCTATCCAGGAAGCCATACTCTCAGAAGGGTTGGTCTGGGAGACCATGGTATCCTTATTACAGTGCTCTTCTATGAAAAG GTTGCATT